Proteins encoded together in one Polaribacter reichenbachii window:
- a CDS encoding helix-turn-helix domain-containing protein, which produces MNRIKEVLEEKGIKQIWLSEQLGKSYNMVNSYAQNRRQPSIEDLYKIAKILNVNPKDLLKEKVN; this is translated from the coding sequence ATGAACCGAATAAAAGAGGTTTTAGAAGAAAAAGGAATAAAACAAATCTGGCTATCCGAACAGTTAGGGAAAAGTTACAATATGGTTAATTCTTACGCTCAAAACAGAAGACAACCAAGTATTGAAGACTTGTATAAAATAGCGAAAATATTAAATGTAAATCCAAAAGATTTACTAAAAGAAAAAGTAAATTAA
- a CDS encoding DNA adenine methylase — MEQLEINQISALAKPMQYLGAKNRVIDLILSESEKYIETGYVLDLFSGSSIVSQAYSNIGKNVISNDVQKFSGIISKTFLKIDFEPSFLNFPLDVLFKNSDNKYFGIYKDWIKKEENYLQKGDTKSLLNLYKNFPLIWNGKKNNSDEINSIFSKMTIHLNKPAFNIAPLFTTIYAGTYFGIKQSIQIDNHRSRLEELLNNNEINSWQYNLILTSLISVISQIVNSAGKHFAQPIKFENILKNDLLESRLYKNRLIDIDTALLENITSNIALIKNNILPTNNIVLSKTMESVISDINELPNIDLIYADPPYTAQQYSRFYHIPEILIEYKIPELQIHRDKVTTGLYPSDKFKSRFCSMIKAPEAFSDLLKLTKKTKSTLLLSYSKSLSEDNGNKRMITIEQLEKLKEKIIPNYQMQVVELDLKYKQLNNQDAINQKTESIEVLIVFSKNNINQ, encoded by the coding sequence TTGGAACAATTAGAAATTAATCAAATAAGTGCGCTAGCAAAACCTATGCAATATCTTGGTGCAAAAAACCGAGTTATTGATTTAATCCTTAGTGAAAGTGAAAAATATATTGAAACAGGTTATGTTCTAGATTTATTTAGTGGTTCTTCAATTGTATCACAAGCTTATAGTAATATTGGTAAAAATGTCATCTCTAATGATGTGCAAAAATTTAGCGGAATTATATCAAAAACCTTCTTGAAAATTGATTTTGAACCTAGCTTTTTAAATTTTCCTCTTGATGTTTTATTTAAAAATTCGGACAATAAATATTTCGGAATTTATAAAGACTGGATAAAAAAAGAAGAAAATTATTTACAAAAAGGAGACACAAAGAGCCTTTTAAATCTTTACAAAAACTTTCCTCTAATATGGAATGGTAAAAAAAACAATTCGGATGAGATAAATAGCATTTTTTCAAAAATGACAATTCATTTAAATAAACCTGCATTTAATATTGCACCTCTATTTACAACAATATATGCTGGAACATATTTTGGAATAAAACAATCAATCCAAATTGACAATCATAGAAGTAGGCTGGAAGAATTACTAAATAATAATGAAATTAATTCTTGGCAATACAATTTAATACTTACTTCTCTGATTAGTGTCATTTCACAAATCGTAAATAGTGCAGGTAAACATTTTGCACAACCAATAAAATTTGAAAATATTCTAAAAAATGATTTATTAGAATCTAGATTGTATAAAAACAGACTAATTGATATCGATACAGCATTATTAGAAAATATTACGAGCAATATTGCTCTCATTAAAAATAATATTTTACCCACTAATAATATAGTCCTTAGTAAAACAATGGAATCAGTAATTAGCGATATAAATGAATTACCAAATATTGACTTAATTTATGCTGACCCACCTTATACTGCTCAGCAATATTCAAGATTTTATCATATACCTGAAATTTTAATTGAATACAAAATACCTGAATTACAAATTCATAGAGATAAAGTAACAACTGGTCTTTATCCATCAGATAAATTCAAATCAAGGTTTTGTTCAATGATAAAAGCACCTGAAGCTTTTTCTGATTTACTTAAATTAACAAAAAAAACAAAGTCAACATTATTATTAAGTTATTCAAAGTCATTATCGGAAGATAATGGAAACAAAAGAATGATTACAATAGAGCAATTAGAAAAGCTGAAAGAAAAAATCATTCCAAATTATCAAATGCAAGTTGTTGAATTAGATTTAAAATACAAGCAACTTAATAACCAAGATGCAATTAATCAAAAAACAGAAAGCATAGAAGTTTTAATTGTTTTTTCTAAAAATAATATCAATCAATGA
- a CDS encoding DNA adenine methylase, translating into MIQRYLGNKASIIDSIIEEVDNLCDKGDTVCDIFSGTMSVSLNLKLNGYNVISNDINSFSYVFGKSYLLNNEIPSINFKSLKINPDDFIKKSKKIVATLDSNEKGYKFLKKKAFKSNFIDFINILQYLESIDRSSISKNYRESYFFNYYTEKGNESNFKSSRGSTGKRRYFSPENGIKLDNILNKIREWYQEQVIDDNLYYLLISVVLISVEKISNTQGTYHDFIRESYDSRALNTIKLLPPKFDFILSNLNGHQIGKERDSLDYIKEIPRHKVLYIDPPYNFRQYTSYYFMLNLISDYCKINDLQDYFNKTKFVRGQNMEKDFSSTFCKNALFISSLNELISNAKTEWIIMSYYNGRNHKSGNNGDKEGILDDLDTFFNSDLFEEGSLQVKNIERTNYQSYGGHNAQKVNEILFIVKKNNI; encoded by the coding sequence ATGATTCAAAGATATTTAGGAAATAAGGCATCTATTATAGATTCGATAATTGAAGAAGTAGACAATTTGTGTGATAAAGGAGATACAGTTTGTGATATATTCTCTGGAACAATGTCTGTTTCGCTTAACTTAAAACTAAATGGCTACAATGTTATTTCTAACGACATTAATAGTTTTTCTTACGTTTTCGGAAAAAGCTACTTATTGAACAACGAAATTCCCTCAATAAATTTTAAATCACTTAAAATTAATCCTGATGATTTTATCAAAAAATCAAAAAAAATAGTAGCCACATTAGATTCAAACGAAAAGGGATATAAATTTTTAAAGAAAAAAGCATTCAAAAGCAATTTTATAGATTTTATAAATATTCTTCAATATTTAGAATCTATAGACAGGTCGTCAATATCTAAAAATTATAGAGAGAGTTATTTTTTCAATTATTATACTGAAAAAGGCAATGAAAGTAATTTCAAAAGTTCTAGAGGCTCAACTGGAAAAAGAAGATATTTTTCACCAGAAAATGGTATTAAACTAGATAATATTTTAAATAAAATAAGAGAATGGTATCAAGAACAAGTAATTGATGACAATCTATATTATCTATTAATAAGTGTGGTTTTGATTTCGGTTGAAAAAATTAGTAATACTCAAGGAACTTATCACGACTTTATAAGAGAATCCTATGATTCAAGAGCATTAAACACGATTAAACTACTTCCCCCAAAGTTTGACTTTATATTATCAAATTTAAATGGTCATCAAATTGGAAAGGAAAGAGATTCACTTGATTATATAAAAGAAATCCCAAGACATAAAGTTTTATATATTGACCCACCATATAATTTTAGGCAATACACTTCTTATTATTTTATGTTGAACCTAATCTCTGACTATTGTAAAATAAATGATTTACAAGATTATTTTAATAAGACGAAATTTGTTAGAGGTCAGAATATGGAAAAAGATTTTTCTTCTACCTTTTGTAAAAATGCACTTTTTATTTCTTCATTAAATGAATTAATTAGTAATGCCAAAACAGAATGGATAATTATGAGCTATTATAACGGTAGAAATCATAAATCTGGCAACAATGGAGATAAGGAAGGAATATTAGATGATTTAGACACCTTTTTTAATTCAGACTTATTTGAAGAAGGCTCGTTACAAGTTAAAAATATTGAAAGAACAAATTATCAAAGTTATGGTGGTCATAATGCCCAAAAAGTTAATGAAATACTATTTATCGTAAAAAAGAATAATATATGA
- a CDS encoding McrB family protein, translating to MNWLKLINNEAFKEWLINTGSSSTLPQGDFRLDPFGSSLRKFNNAHSWLEVLANTGVFTPTGRKSQAISDLASAELLKSDENFSDFGKLVYDKWVEYSIPAGNSNYEIHRCLLIISASFNESSSVYKDYYSRWLELRKIFSFNFLITNKVYLYLFSYLDKDAIGFNPFQFIKSLNLSETDFASTVDWSSIKTHYSDATVNTAVDKYESTINGYLSREGRSSMCIAMELFNSNQSERETILTEIGITSPELDVLNNILTDIKPSISVFQRIYYGAPGTGKSHKVKEILKGKEARTERVTFHPEYDYASFIGGFKPISEKDPVSGLDEIKYKFVPQIFTNIYIDAWQNQFQDYFLVIEEINRGNCAEIFGDIFQLLDEGYEITPSNELASHLTKELTKKGHNGFTNGKMKLPSNLSILATMNTSDQSLFPMDSAFKRRWDWEYIPICYTPIDDFKKKNESFDFKIDIKDGNEYSWIKFIEKINLNHIKNNQSLGMDKCIGNYFIKPDTDKTISLNPFINKVIFYLWNDVFKDEENKVFEENTTYEDFFPMNTNGKTKIKELFDRIELKPIQSLEITEDDTQLRQVAEDNEGIDS from the coding sequence ATGAACTGGTTAAAATTAATTAATAATGAAGCCTTTAAAGAATGGCTAATAAATACTGGTAGTTCATCAACACTACCTCAAGGAGATTTTAGATTAGACCCTTTTGGTTCTTCATTGCGTAAATTTAATAATGCTCATAGCTGGTTAGAAGTTCTTGCTAATACTGGTGTTTTTACACCAACAGGAAGAAAAAGTCAAGCTATTTCAGATTTAGCATCTGCTGAATTATTAAAGTCTGATGAAAATTTCTCAGATTTTGGTAAATTAGTTTATGATAAATGGGTAGAATATTCAATTCCAGCGGGAAATTCCAACTATGAAATCCATAGGTGTTTATTAATTATTTCAGCTTCATTTAATGAATCAAGTTCTGTTTATAAAGATTATTATTCTAGATGGTTAGAATTAAGAAAAATCTTTAGTTTCAATTTCCTAATTACCAATAAAGTTTATTTATATCTATTTTCTTATTTAGACAAAGATGCTATTGGTTTTAATCCATTTCAATTTATTAAATCTTTAAACTTATCTGAAACAGATTTTGCTTCAACTGTAGATTGGTCATCAATTAAAACCCATTATAGTGATGCAACTGTCAATACTGCTGTAGATAAATACGAATCAACAATAAACGGTTATTTATCTAGAGAAGGTCGTTCAAGTATGTGTATTGCTATGGAATTATTTAACAGCAATCAATCAGAAAGAGAAACTATATTAACTGAAATTGGAATAACCAGTCCTGAATTAGATGTTTTAAATAATATATTAACTGATATAAAACCAAGTATTAGTGTATTTCAAAGAATATATTATGGTGCACCAGGAACTGGTAAATCACATAAAGTTAAAGAAATTTTAAAAGGAAAAGAAGCTAGAACAGAAAGAGTAACATTTCATCCAGAATATGATTACGCTTCTTTTATCGGAGGTTTCAAACCAATATCTGAAAAAGATCCAGTTTCTGGATTAGATGAAATCAAATACAAGTTTGTTCCACAAATATTTACAAATATTTATATTGATGCTTGGCAAAATCAGTTTCAAGATTATTTCTTAGTAATTGAAGAAATTAACAGAGGGAACTGTGCTGAAATTTTTGGAGATATATTTCAACTATTAGATGAAGGTTATGAAATTACACCTTCAAATGAATTAGCATCACATTTAACAAAAGAGTTAACTAAAAAAGGCCATAATGGATTTACAAATGGTAAAATGAAGTTGCCATCAAACTTGAGTATTTTAGCGACTATGAATACTTCTGATCAATCTTTATTCCCTATGGATAGTGCTTTCAAAAGAAGGTGGGATTGGGAATACATTCCTATCTGTTATACGCCAATTGACGATTTTAAAAAGAAAAATGAGTCATTCGATTTCAAAATTGATATAAAAGATGGCAATGAGTATAGCTGGATTAAATTTATTGAAAAAATAAACTTAAATCATATTAAAAACAATCAGTCGTTAGGTATGGATAAATGTATTGGTAATTATTTTATAAAACCGGATACAGATAAAACAATATCGTTAAATCCATTTATAAATAAAGTGATTTTCTATTTATGGAATGATGTTTTCAAGGATGAAGAAAATAAGGTGTTTGAAGAAAATACTACCTACGAAGATTTCTTTCCTATGAATACAAATGGTAAAACTAAAATCAAAGAATTGTTCGACAGAATTGAATTGAAACCAATCCAAAGCTTGGAAATTACAGAAGATGATACCCAACTTAGGCAAGTAGCAGAAGATAACGAAGGAATTGATTCTTAA
- a CDS encoding TIR domain-containing protein: MAHKCFITFKTEDIAYKEYIRDEMQVDMIDKSLNEPIDSDNEDYIMRKIREDYLSDSTVTICLIGANSNENLGWNEQRFIKRELQASLYNGQNNSKSGILGIVLPSMYDTIYTGSGNCDTCGKSHIYVNIKDSTIVKEFSYNYYIPNNKCAWSEDDRYCVLVKWEDFEKNPNNYIDKAFDKRTSDISSKTKVRP, translated from the coding sequence ATGGCACATAAATGTTTTATAACATTCAAAACAGAGGATATCGCTTATAAAGAATACATAAGAGATGAAATGCAAGTTGATATGATTGATAAATCTTTAAACGAACCTATAGATTCAGATAATGAAGATTATATAATGAGAAAAATCAGAGAAGATTATCTTTCTGACTCAACAGTTACTATTTGTTTAATTGGAGCCAATAGTAACGAAAATTTAGGTTGGAATGAACAAAGATTTATAAAACGAGAACTACAAGCATCTCTTTATAATGGTCAAAATAATTCTAAAAGTGGAATTTTAGGTATTGTTTTACCTTCGATGTATGATACTATTTATACAGGTTCTGGAAATTGCGATACTTGTGGAAAATCACATATATATGTTAACATAAAAGATTCAACGATAGTTAAAGAGTTCAGTTATAATTACTACATTCCAAATAACAAATGTGCTTGGTCTGAAGATGATAGATATTGTGTATTAGTTAAATGGGAAGATTTTGAAAAAAACCCAAATAATTACATAGACAAAGCTTTTGACAAAAGAACAAGCGATATTTCAAGTAAAACTAAAGTTAGACCATAA
- a CDS encoding DUF4231 domain-containing protein — MEFKDFPGLYQASDTASLSAQKNYKNIIAYDLIMMIVASGLAIYNYKQVEPKLFVYVISGIFLLISFTLTLIIRTKKFEDIWYQGRALAESCKTLSWRFITCAKSFESNLTKQEVEDYFITRVKELSSEFKDLNESLNAKIVVLPIITDKMWEIRNLNTLERKQYYIEKRINEQKDWYATKAEFNKTKYNNWFYVIIASQLIAIISVGFLIKYPNSNWNFVGLFTTISASAISWLQLKQHQELKQAYTTAAQELNFIQASFGNINTDTELAEFVLDSENAISREHTLWQAQKQK; from the coding sequence ATGGAATTCAAAGATTTCCCAGGCTTATATCAGGCATCAGATACAGCGTCCTTATCCGCTCAAAAGAATTACAAAAACATTATAGCATATGACTTAATAATGATGATTGTTGCGTCAGGACTTGCTATCTATAATTACAAACAAGTAGAACCAAAACTCTTCGTGTATGTCATTTCAGGAATATTTTTACTAATCAGTTTTACTTTAACATTAATCATTAGAACAAAAAAATTTGAAGATATTTGGTATCAAGGAAGAGCACTTGCTGAATCTTGCAAAACCCTCTCTTGGAGATTTATAACTTGTGCAAAAAGTTTTGAAAGCAATTTAACAAAACAAGAAGTAGAAGACTATTTTATAACTAGAGTAAAAGAATTAAGCAGCGAATTTAAAGACTTAAATGAGTCTTTAAATGCAAAAATCGTAGTCCTTCCTATTATTACAGATAAAATGTGGGAAATTAGAAATTTAAATACATTAGAACGAAAACAGTATTATATAGAGAAAAGAATCAACGAACAAAAAGATTGGTATGCGACTAAAGCTGAGTTTAATAAAACCAAATACAATAATTGGTTTTATGTAATAATTGCTTCACAATTAATCGCTATTATAAGTGTTGGATTCTTAATAAAATATCCTAATTCAAATTGGAATTTTGTAGGTTTATTTACCACAATTTCTGCTTCTGCTATTAGTTGGCTTCAGTTGAAACAACATCAAGAATTAAAACAAGCATATACGACTGCCGCACAAGAATTAAATTTTATTCAAGCCTCATTTGGTAATATTAACACAGATACTGAATTGGCTGAATTTGTACTTGATTCTGAAAATGCTATTTCTCGTGAACATACATTATGGCAAGCTCAAAAACAAAAATAA
- a CDS encoding TIR domain-containing protein: protein MNNNNNNSSWLPLIISIGGILLFAHLISKLIDYLIGNEFSEEDDYLEKRKKRKPRIFVSHSWKHNKDYNNLIKGFEKQGFDYYNHSISIDKAEDLKNEKEIENKIKNQLLYSRCLLVLGGSYSNKFWIKKEVEIAKSLGKKVIAVRPWNTNSIPKYLEKSADEVIGFNSKAIIEKIK, encoded by the coding sequence ATGAATAATAACAATAATAATTCCTCTTGGTTACCGCTAATAATCTCAATTGGTGGTATTTTACTTTTTGCTCATCTTATTTCTAAATTAATTGATTATTTAATTGGTAATGAATTTAGCGAAGAAGATGACTATCTAGAAAAAAGAAAAAAAAGAAAACCTAGAATATTTGTAAGCCATTCTTGGAAACATAATAAAGATTATAATAATCTAATTAAAGGGTTTGAAAAACAAGGTTTCGATTATTACAATCACAGTATTTCAATAGACAAAGCAGAGGATTTGAAAAATGAAAAAGAAATCGAAAATAAAATCAAAAACCAATTATTATACAGTAGATGCTTATTAGTTTTAGGAGGGAGTTATTCAAATAAGTTTTGGATAAAAAAAGAAGTGGAAATCGCAAAATCTCTTGGAAAAAAAGTAATTGCAGTAAGACCTTGGAACACCAACAGTATTCCGAAATATTTAGAAAAATCTGCTGACGAAGTAATAGGATTTAATTCAAAAGCCATAATTGAAAAAATAAAATAA
- a CDS encoding DUF6119 family protein, with protein MKFDSKKIDLKIFKLNNTFYEFKDKSTIERIKLIEDNHLKKLRLKYDLDEHHKLRPVITHSTEEDGFEIWSYCYNQPKDQFYWKLFLPEKLSEGQNFEIIEFSFVLFIKYKSNIYCVIGGSGMSVIRKYIDPDFGINLYQHFAKPTEDILIELNARGIASNISQKRHTYNLNQTISETLEYSEIPTKIKLVLRKELKDSIFKKYKLGTDRTLLEVGSYFYLRKRINFEELKQLIIDLDKILNDDNFTQLTLFRKIDDENLVNELDKVLQNRIIDDVIKLSTSSRNTIQKDILEVVHPSKLERFYECNNYIIKAKYSRGKHDIEVNDRQELYIKSIEHINNNSDDLTNRFEIGKKLFTLGIVGRVNDKELTYANFYAHIIAEIEYLSQKYFRIDGNWYFLKDEFLELMNSDAIDFYRKYELKENILNKWEDGDDEDTYNLSHKNDNYYVLDKVIDSNIELCDLLIIKDDIAYFVHVKNGFNTKMRDLYVQVMLSAKRLSTDIKNNKSSSYLKKTLQAYKKINKKKGLDVKELARKILEKEYEIVYVMAFKNNYRKSDTIIDKINKSKSNIAKYSIVQTVKEMQRLNFGIRLKDISEIK; from the coding sequence ATGAAATTCGATTCTAAAAAAATAGATTTAAAAATTTTTAAACTCAACAATACATTTTATGAGTTTAAAGACAAATCTACAATTGAAAGAATTAAATTAATCGAAGACAACCATCTTAAAAAATTACGCCTTAAATATGATTTGGATGAGCACCATAAACTAAGACCTGTAATAACACATTCAACTGAAGAAGATGGTTTTGAAATTTGGAGTTATTGTTACAATCAACCGAAAGACCAGTTTTATTGGAAACTTTTCCTGCCTGAGAAACTAAGCGAAGGACAAAACTTTGAAATAATAGAATTTTCTTTTGTCCTATTCATAAAATACAAATCAAATATATATTGTGTTATTGGCGGAAGTGGAATGAGTGTTATTAGAAAGTATATTGACCCAGATTTTGGGATTAACCTCTATCAACATTTTGCAAAACCAACTGAGGATATTTTGATTGAATTAAATGCTCGTGGAATAGCAAGTAATATTTCTCAGAAAAGACATACTTATAATTTAAACCAAACTATATCAGAAACTCTAGAATATTCAGAAATTCCAACAAAAATAAAACTTGTTCTTCGCAAAGAATTAAAAGATTCTATTTTCAAAAAATACAAACTTGGTACAGATAGAACTCTTCTTGAAGTCGGGTCATATTTTTATTTAAGAAAAAGAATAAATTTTGAGGAACTAAAACAATTAATCATTGATTTAGATAAAATCCTTAACGATGACAACTTCACCCAATTAACACTTTTCCGAAAAATAGACGATGAAAACTTAGTTAATGAACTTGATAAAGTTCTACAAAATAGAATAATAGATGATGTAATAAAATTAAGTACATCTTCTCGAAACACAATTCAAAAAGATATACTTGAAGTCGTTCATCCCTCTAAATTAGAAAGGTTTTATGAATGTAATAATTACATAATCAAAGCTAAATATTCTCGTGGTAAACACGATATTGAAGTTAACGATAGACAAGAGCTTTATATAAAATCAATTGAGCATATTAATAACAATTCAGACGACCTAACAAATCGTTTTGAAATTGGAAAAAAACTTTTCACGCTTGGCATTGTAGGTCGTGTTAATGATAAAGAATTGACTTATGCCAATTTTTATGCTCATATAATTGCAGAAATTGAATACTTAAGTCAAAAATATTTTCGGATAGATGGGAACTGGTATTTTCTAAAAGATGAATTTCTTGAACTAATGAATTCTGATGCAATCGACTTTTATAGAAAATATGAACTAAAAGAAAATATTTTAAATAAATGGGAAGATGGAGATGATGAAGACACCTACAACTTAAGTCATAAAAATGATAATTACTACGTTTTAGACAAAGTAATTGACAGCAATATTGAACTTTGTGACCTTTTGATAATAAAAGATGATATAGCTTATTTTGTGCACGTTAAAAATGGTTTCAACACAAAAATGAGAGATTTATATGTACAGGTAATGCTCTCTGCTAAAAGACTTTCAACTGATATTAAAAATAATAAGTCTAGTAGTTACTTAAAAAAGACTTTACAAGCCTATAAAAAGATAAACAAAAAAAAGGGACTAGACGTCAAAGAATTAGCTAGAAAAATTTTAGAAAAGGAATATGAGATTGTCTACGTTATGGCTTTTAAGAACAACTATAGAAAGTCTGATACCATAATTGATAAAATAAATAAGAGTAAATCTAATATTGCTAAGTATTCAATCGTTCAAACAGTTAAGGAAATGCAAAGGTTGAACTTCGGAATTAGACTAAAAGACATATCTGAAATTAAATAA
- a CDS encoding exonuclease domain-containing protein encodes MDFLAIDVETANSDMASICQIGFVVYENGQIKKEWSSLINPEDYFDFWNESIHNITEDDVIESPKFPEIYEVLKQNLENYVCVCHTHFDRVSINRTCEKYGLPAIQNNWIDTAKVARRCWNEFAYKGYGLANVCKKLGYSFNHHDALEDAKASAHILISAIKEEDNTIDEWIIRVNNPILANAKTYSKSVSKEGNPDGNLFGEVLVFTGSLQIPRREASVLASEIGCNVVNSVTKNTTLLVVGDQDISKLSGKNKSSKHLKAEELKIKGQNLRILKESDFVALYESNKE; translated from the coding sequence ATGGACTTTTTAGCTATTGACGTTGAAACTGCTAACTCTGATATGGCATCAATTTGTCAAATTGGATTTGTGGTTTATGAAAACGGTCAAATAAAGAAAGAATGGTCAAGTTTAATCAATCCAGAAGATTATTTTGACTTTTGGAATGAGTCAATACACAACATTACCGAAGATGATGTAATTGAGAGCCCGAAATTTCCAGAAATATATGAGGTTCTTAAACAAAATTTAGAAAATTATGTTTGTGTTTGTCATACTCATTTTGACAGAGTTTCAATAAATAGAACTTGTGAAAAATATGGACTTCCTGCAATCCAAAATAATTGGATAGATACAGCAAAAGTTGCTCGAAGATGTTGGAATGAATTTGCATATAAAGGTTACGGACTTGCTAATGTTTGTAAAAAATTAGGCTATTCATTCAATCATCACGATGCTTTGGAAGATGCAAAGGCTTCAGCTCATATTTTAATTTCTGCAATTAAAGAAGAAGATAACACAATTGACGAATGGATAATAAGAGTTAACAATCCTATTTTAGCTAATGCAAAAACTTATAGCAAATCTGTTTCAAAAGAGGGAAATCCTGATGGAAATTTGTTCGGAGAAGTTTTAGTTTTTACAGGTTCATTACAAATTCCGAGAAGAGAAGCTTCTGTGCTTGCATCTGAAATTGGTTGCAATGTTGTGAACAGCGTAACGAAAAATACAACACTTTTAGTTGTTGGAGACCAAGACATTAGCAAACTTTCGGGAAAAAATAAAAGTTCTAAACATTTGAAAGCTGAAGAATTGAAAATAAAAGGACAAAATTTACGAATATTAAAAGAATCTGATTTTGTTGCATTATATGAATCGAATAAAGAATAA
- a CDS encoding DUF4279 domain-containing protein, which produces MSHEKLTYSGTECNNYLYFSFDAEYFDTEKITAELNIEPTYVMIKKEPVPKSTAWEYRIDAGNKIDLESYLQQLIDIFEPKVEIINGLKSKYDLTTRIQFVVDIDINPESSTPYFGLNKRAVDFLAKTGTEVDFALYKADTIGLLQKSDE; this is translated from the coding sequence ATGAGTCACGAGAAACTAACATATAGCGGAACAGAATGCAATAACTATTTGTATTTCTCTTTTGATGCGGAATATTTCGATACCGAAAAAATTACAGCGGAATTGAATATTGAACCGACTTACGTAATGATAAAAAAAGAACCTGTTCCAAAATCAACTGCGTGGGAATACCGAATTGATGCTGGAAACAAAATTGATTTGGAAAGTTATCTTCAACAACTAATTGACATTTTTGAACCTAAAGTGGAAATCATAAACGGACTGAAAAGCAAATATGATTTAACAACTAGAATACAATTTGTAGTTGACATCGACATAAATCCAGAATCTTCGACACCTTATTTCGGACTGAATAAAAGAGCTGTTGACTTTTTAGCTAAAACTGGAACTGAAGTAGATTTTGCCCTTTATAAAGCTGATACAATCGGACTTTTACAAAAATCGGATGAATAA
- a CDS encoding cbb3-type cytochrome c oxidase subunit I, whose translation MDINIHDTYYVISNYHFATLISILFGIIGLIYWIVKKVNGNLSKRLNLIHVTLTFGGIFLILILNEFFRKSIMEYDFNENLTMVIYLISAIVIFGQIIFPINIIRGIIRKRNKT comes from the coding sequence ATGGATATAAATATTCACGACACATATTACGTGATTAGTAATTATCATTTCGCAACACTGATTTCAATTCTTTTCGGAATAATCGGACTGATTTATTGGATTGTGAAAAAAGTGAATGGAAACCTCTCTAAACGTCTGAATTTGATTCACGTTACGCTGACTTTTGGCGGAATTTTTCTGATTCTGATTTTAAACGAATTTTTTAGAAAGTCAATTATGGAATACGATTTTAATGAAAACTTGACAATGGTAATTTATTTGATTTCTGCTATTGTGATTTTTGGACAAATTATATTTCCGATTAATATAATAAGAGGAATAATAAGAAAACGGAATAAAACCTAA